One Anser cygnoides isolate HZ-2024a breed goose chromosome 4, Taihu_goose_T2T_genome, whole genome shotgun sequence genomic region harbors:
- the TNIP2 gene encoding TNFAIP3-interacting protein 2 isoform X1 → MHLAGLLIAPEEREKKGQRRERGSSPPAMCSVSEGSSTDPLVARFRQVEETLEKLHRENRSLKSKVPRYNALCTLYHESAQQLKHLQLQLAAKEATIRELRSGLARQQPAEPGEPGAEPARSLVDSLLEQLGQARQQLRDSERLSAQKMETLSQEVQKLNQQLEEKNGEIQQMINQPPYEKEREILRLQKSLAEREKAQATSDVLCRSLTDETHQLQRKLASTAEMCQHLAKCLEEKQRKEKGNSDDQIPTESSNQVLDNETSLQTLICKLQDENKMLKQKVAHVEDLNAKWQKYDASRDEYVKRLHLQLKELRSQLEQQHGVASAQTNSELMQKEILRLNKLLEEKMNECIKTRRELEDVKKASEGDTERIQMLEQQVLVYKDDFTSERSDRERAQSKIQELQLEVACLQHQLARRQDSRDTSSHFRVHVGNQNHTHVQTSTEHLRGNSPGQTGTRRTPSQSEQTSPPGDSGNSGSEGRGQGELRCPHCMRFFNDELSDEFLKHVTECCQ, encoded by the exons ATGCACCTGGCCGGGTTGTTGATCGCCCcggaggagagagagaagaaggggCAGCGGCGTGAGCGAGGCTCGTCCCCCCCCGCCATGTGCTCGGTAAGCGAGGGTAGCAGCACGGACCCGCTGGTGGCCCGCTTCAGGCAGGTGGAGGAAACGCTGGAGAAGCTGCACCGGGAGAACAGGAGCCTGAAGAGCAAAGTGCCCCGCTACAACGCGCTCTGCACCTTGTACCACGAGTCGGCCCAGCAGCTGAagcacctgcagctgcagctcgcCGCCAAGGAGGCGACGATCCGGGAGCTGAGGAGCGGCCTGGCCCGCCAGCAGCCCGCCGAGCCGGGGGAGCCCGGGGCCGAGCCCGCCCGCTCGCTGGTGGAcagcctgctggagcagctgggcCAGGCCCGCCAGCAGCTGCGGGACAGCGAGCGGCTCTCGGCGCAGAAAATGGAGACGCTGAGCCAG GAAGTGCAGAAGTTGAATCAGCAACtagaggagaaaaatggagaGATACAGCAGATGATAAATCAGCCTCCATatgaaaaggagagagaaatcttACGACTTCAGAAGAGCTTGGCAGAGCGGGAGAAGGCTCAAGCCACCAGTGATGTTTTGTGCCGTTCACTCACTGATGAAACTCACCAACTACAACGCAAATTAGCATCCACAGCAGAAATGTGTCAACATCTGGCAAAATGTCtagaagagaagcaaagaaaagagaaggggaaTTCAGATGACCAGATTCCTACTGAAAGTTCTAATCAG GTGTTAGACAATGAAACCTCACTTCAGACCCTTATCTGCAAGCtacaagatgaaaacaaaatgttaaaacaaaaagtagCTCAC GTGGAAGACTTAAATGCAAAATGGCAGAAATACGATGCTAGTAGGGATGAGTATGTGAAGCGGCTGCACCTGCAGCTAAAAGAGCTCAGgtcccagctggagcagcagcatggTGTAGCTTCCGCACAAACCAATTCCGAGCTGATGCAGAAGGAGATACTGCGGTTAAACAAgctactggaagaaaaaatgaatgagtGCATCAAAACAAGGAGGGAATTAGAGGATGTGAAGAAGGCTAGTGAAGGAGACACTGAGCGCATACAAATGCTGGAGCAACAG GTCCTGGTTTACAAAGATGATTTCACATCTGAGAGATCAGACAGGGAACGAGCACAGAGTAAAATACAAGAGCTTCAGCTAGAAGTCGCATGTCTGCAACATCAGCTGGCAAGACGACAG gACTCAAGAGATACAAGTAGTCATTTCCGAGTTCACGTTGGTAACCAAAATCATACGCATGTACAGACGAGCACTGAACACCTACGAGGCAACAGCCCAGGCCAGACAGGCACGAGAAGAACACCTTCGCAGTCTGAACAGACTTCTCCACCTGGAGACAGTGGAAACTCAGGATCagagggcaggggacagggtgAACTTCGATGCCCTCACTGTATGAGGTTTTTCAACGATGAACTCAGTGATGAATTTCTCAAGCACGTTACTGAATGTTGTCAGTGA
- the TNIP2 gene encoding TNFAIP3-interacting protein 2 isoform X2 — MHLAGLLIAPEEREKKGQRRERGSSPPAMCSEVQKLNQQLEEKNGEIQQMINQPPYEKEREILRLQKSLAEREKAQATSDVLCRSLTDETHQLQRKLASTAEMCQHLAKCLEEKQRKEKGNSDDQIPTESSNQVLDNETSLQTLICKLQDENKMLKQKVAHVEDLNAKWQKYDASRDEYVKRLHLQLKELRSQLEQQHGVASAQTNSELMQKEILRLNKLLEEKMNECIKTRRELEDVKKASEGDTERIQMLEQQVLVYKDDFTSERSDRERAQSKIQELQLEVACLQHQLARRQDSRDTSSHFRVHVGNQNHTHVQTSTEHLRGNSPGQTGTRRTPSQSEQTSPPGDSGNSGSEGRGQGELRCPHCMRFFNDELSDEFLKHVTECCQ; from the exons ATGCACCTGGCCGGGTTGTTGATCGCCCcggaggagagagagaagaaggggCAGCGGCGTGAGCGAGGCTCGTCCCCCCCCGCCATGTGCTCG GAAGTGCAGAAGTTGAATCAGCAACtagaggagaaaaatggagaGATACAGCAGATGATAAATCAGCCTCCATatgaaaaggagagagaaatcttACGACTTCAGAAGAGCTTGGCAGAGCGGGAGAAGGCTCAAGCCACCAGTGATGTTTTGTGCCGTTCACTCACTGATGAAACTCACCAACTACAACGCAAATTAGCATCCACAGCAGAAATGTGTCAACATCTGGCAAAATGTCtagaagagaagcaaagaaaagagaaggggaaTTCAGATGACCAGATTCCTACTGAAAGTTCTAATCAG GTGTTAGACAATGAAACCTCACTTCAGACCCTTATCTGCAAGCtacaagatgaaaacaaaatgttaaaacaaaaagtagCTCAC GTGGAAGACTTAAATGCAAAATGGCAGAAATACGATGCTAGTAGGGATGAGTATGTGAAGCGGCTGCACCTGCAGCTAAAAGAGCTCAGgtcccagctggagcagcagcatggTGTAGCTTCCGCACAAACCAATTCCGAGCTGATGCAGAAGGAGATACTGCGGTTAAACAAgctactggaagaaaaaatgaatgagtGCATCAAAACAAGGAGGGAATTAGAGGATGTGAAGAAGGCTAGTGAAGGAGACACTGAGCGCATACAAATGCTGGAGCAACAG GTCCTGGTTTACAAAGATGATTTCACATCTGAGAGATCAGACAGGGAACGAGCACAGAGTAAAATACAAGAGCTTCAGCTAGAAGTCGCATGTCTGCAACATCAGCTGGCAAGACGACAG gACTCAAGAGATACAAGTAGTCATTTCCGAGTTCACGTTGGTAACCAAAATCATACGCATGTACAGACGAGCACTGAACACCTACGAGGCAACAGCCCAGGCCAGACAGGCACGAGAAGAACACCTTCGCAGTCTGAACAGACTTCTCCACCTGGAGACAGTGGAAACTCAGGATCagagggcaggggacagggtgAACTTCGATGCCCTCACTGTATGAGGTTTTTCAACGATGAACTCAGTGATGAATTTCTCAAGCACGTTACTGAATGTTGTCAGTGA